Proteins from a single region of Canis aureus isolate CA01 chromosome 26, VMU_Caureus_v.1.0, whole genome shotgun sequence:
- the BPIFB2 gene encoding BPI fold-containing family B member 2, with the protein MAMAQAYRLDLLLALLLPVVGALMPGTVVRLNEAVLSYVSEIGTAPLQQALRVTVPYFLDWNEEVHQPTRIQTLNVHVPHFHLKFIADFGVRMLVAANFTFKVFRVPEPLKLVLPVVLLADAQVAQGSIRTPVVSISACFALFNSAAVLDGSTSVAPGLLVLVQNHIKAVLRNKLCLSISNLVQGLNVHLGTLIGLNPVGPESQIRYSMTNAPNITKDYISLDISAILFLLGKPIVLPVDVTHFVLPPNVGADGAMATVGLSQDLFDSVLLLLQKAGALNLDITGQLKSEDNLLNTSVLGQLIPEVARRFPEPMPVTLKVRLGATPVATLRTNNATLQLQPFVEVQAVTSNSAFQSLFSFDVVVNLDLQLSVSKVKLQGTTSVLGDIQLTVRSSNVGFVDTNQMRPLMDTVFKRPLLDHLNALLGMGITLPSMVNLYYINPEVFVYEGYVVISSGLLYQR; encoded by the exons ATGGCCATGGCTCAGGCATACAGGCTGGATCTGCTGCTAGCGCTGCTGCTGCCTGTGGTCGGCGCCTTGATGCCGGGCACCGTGGTCAGACTCAACGAGGCCGTGCTGAGCTATG TGTCGGAAATCGGGACAGCCCCTCTCCAGCAGGCCCTGCGGGTCACAGTCCCATATTTCTTGGACTGGAATGAAGAGGTGCATCAGCCCACCAG GATCCAGACTTTGAATGTCCACGTGCCCCACTTCCACCTGAAGTTCATTGCCGATTTTGGGGTGCGCATGTTGGTAGCAGCCAATTTTACTTTCAAAGTCTTTCG AGTCCCGGAGCCCCTGAAGCTGGTGCTGCCCGTGGTACTGCTGGCCGacgcccaggtggcccagggctCCATCCGGACCCCCGTGGTCAGCATCTCTGCCTGCTTCGCACTCTTCAACAGTGCCGCGGTGCTGGATGGCAGTACCAG cgTGGCCCCTGGGCTGCTGGTCCTGGTGCAGAATCATATTAAAGCTGTCCTGCGGAACAAG CTATGCCTGAGCATCTCCAACCTGGTGCAGGGCCTCAACGTGCACCTGGGCACTTTAATTG GCCTCAACCCTGTGGGTCCAGAGTCCCAGATCCGCTACTCCATGACCAATGCGCCCAACATCACTAAGGACTACATTTCCTTGGATATCAGC GCCATTCTTTTCCTACTGGGCAAGCCCATCGTCCTGCCTGTGGATGTCACCCACTTTGTGCTGCCGCCTAACGTGGGTGCTGATGGTGCCATGGCAACCGTGGGCCTCTCCCAGGACCTGTTTGACTCCGTCCTCCTGCTGCTGCAGAAAGCTGGTGCCCTCAACCTGGACATCACAGGGCAGCTG AAGTCTGAGGACAACCTGCTGAACACCTCTGTGCTGGGCCAGCTCATCCCCGAG GTGGCCCGCCGGTTCCCCGAGCCCATGCCTGTGACTCTCAAGGTGCGGCTGGGTGCCACGCCCGTGGCCACACTCCGTACCAACAATGCCACGCTTCAGCTGCAGCCCTTTGTGGAAGTCCAGGCTGTGACCTCCAACTCAGCTTTCCAGTCCCTCTTCTCCTTTGATGTG GTTGTGAACCTGGACCTCCAGCTCTCTGTGTCCAAGGTGAAGCTTCAGGGCACCACATCTGTGCTGGG GGATATCCAGCTCACCGTGCGCTCCTCCAATGTGGGCTTCGTTGAT ACAAATCAGATGCGCCCACTCATGGACACCGTGTTCAAGAGGCCCCTGCTGGATCACCTCAATG CTCTCTTGGGCATGGGGATCACCCTCCCCAGCATGGTCAACCTGTACTACATCAACCCTGAGGTCTTTGTCTATGAG GGCTATGTCGTGATATCCAGTGGACTCTTATACCAGCGCTGA